One genomic segment of Ignavibacteria bacterium includes these proteins:
- the trxA gene encoding thioredoxin, whose amino-acid sequence MPEHLTKETFLEKVFNYEQNKDWKFEGKIPALIDFYADWCGPCKMIAPILEELAEEYKGQINIYKVDTEEERELAGAFGIRSIPSLLFIPINEQPQMAAGALPKDALKDIIDKVLLKTETVN is encoded by the coding sequence ATGCCAGAACATTTAACAAAAGAAACATTTTTAGAAAAAGTATTTAATTACGAACAAAATAAAGATTGGAAATTCGAAGGTAAGATTCCTGCTTTGATAGATTTTTATGCCGATTGGTGCGGACCCTGTAAAATGATCGCTCCGATTCTTGAAGAGCTTGCCGAGGAATATAAAGGACAAATAAACATTTACAAAGTGGATACCGAAGAAGAAAGAGAATTAGCCGGAGCATTCGGAATCAGAAGCATACCCTCGTTACTTTTTATTCCAATAAACGAACAACCTCAGATGGCTGCAGGCGCATTACCAAAAGACGCATTGAAAGATATTATTGATAAAGTTTTACTGAAAACTGAAACCGTTAATTAA